In one window of Arachis ipaensis cultivar K30076 chromosome B06, Araip1.1, whole genome shotgun sequence DNA:
- the LOC107645877 gene encoding basic 7S globulin 2-like isoform X2, with the protein MSKMASKLLLTITYLSFSILFCVSVSTTSHHSHPPTTTNYKPNLLVLPVHKDPATGLPWAYVHKRTPMTLVPLLLDLNGNHMWINCQTHYSSRTYQAPSCHSTQCSTATTTQTCHTCVGSSLPRPGCHNNTCALMSTNPITQQIAMSELAQDVLAINAAANNGPRLGPTVTDPQFLFSCAPSSLVQKGLPNKVEGVLGLGHGPISLPNQLASHFGLQRQFTLCLSRNPTSTGAVLFGNPQKLFGYTNNKFDLSRDLLYTPLTVSPQGEYYMEISSIRINGHSVFPVTPSSSSLLSSSLYSPSGMLGATLISTTAPYMVLHHTIFETFRHVFVKQFPMQGQVNAVAPFGLCYDSKRINNAKPPSVDMVVKVEKSRREVSWSISGDNLMVQARPGVTCLGVVNGGTSPRAAIAIGTRQLEEKVVVFDLVKSRVGLSSSLCSRGRSCSDLFGFSNKS; encoded by the exons ATGTCAAAAATGGCTTCCAAATTGCTACTCACCATCACCTATCTCTCTTTCTCTATTCTCTTCTGCGTATCTGTATCCACAACCTCCCATCATTCCCATCCACCCACCACAACCAATTACAAACCCAACCTGCTGGTTCTACCGGTTCACAAGGACCCAGCCACAGGGCTTCCATGGGCCTACGTTCACAAGAGAACCCCTATGACCCTGGTGCCACTCCTTCTGGATCTTAACGGCAATCACATGTGGATCAACTGCCAAACCCACTACTCCTCCAGAACCTACCAAGCACCCTCTTGCCACTCCACCCAATGCTCCACAGCCACCACCACCCAAAC CTGCCACACCTGCGTCGGCTCCTCTCTCCCCAGGCCAGGCTGCCACAACAACACCTGCGCCCTCATGTCCACCAACCCCATCACCCAACAGATCGCCATGTCGGAGCTCGCCCAAGACGTCCTCGCCATCAACGCCGCCGCCAACAACGGCCCCAGACTGGGGCCCACGGTCACCGACCCTCAGTTCCTCTTCTCATGCGCGCCTTCCTCCTTGGTCCAGAAAGGTCTGCCCAACAAGGTTGAAGGCGTTCTTGGGCTGGGCCACGGGCCCATTTCCCTCCCTAACCAACTCGCATCACACTTTGGTTTGCAGCGCCAATTTACACTTTGCCTTTCTCGCAACCCAACCTCCACGGGGGCTGTACTATTTGGAAACCCACAAAAGCTTTTCGGTTACACTAACAACAAATTCGATCTTTCACGTGATCTTCTTTACACTCCACTAACCGTCAGTCCGCAAGGAGAGTACTACATGGAAATCAGCTCCATTAGAATCAACGGCCACTCCGTCTTCCCAGTGACTCCTTCGTCGTCTTCATTATTGTCATCGTCGTTGTATTCTCCGAGTGGTATGCTTGGGGCTACTCTGATTTCAACCACAGCACCTTACATGGTTCTGCACCACACCATATTCGAAACGTTCAGGCACGTTTTCGTGAAACAGTTTCCCATGCAGGGGCAGGTGAACGCGGTGGCGCCGTTCGGGTTGTGTTACGATTCAAAGAGGATAAACAACGCAAAACCTCCTAGCGTGGATATGGTGGTGAAGGTGGAGAAGAGCCGCCGTGAGGTTTCGTGGAGTATCTCCGGCGATAACTTAATGGTGCAGGCGCGGCCAGGGGTGACGTGTTTGGGGGTCGTGAATGGAGGGACGAGTCCTAGAGCAGCCATAGCCATAGGGACACGTCAGCTGGAGGAGAAGGTGGTGGTGTTCGACCTGGTGAAGTCGAGAGTGGGGTTGAGCTCTTCCCTATGCTCACGCGGGAGGAGCTGTTCTGACCTCTTCGGCTTCTCTAACAAATCATAG
- the LOC107645877 gene encoding basic 7S globulin 2-like isoform X1, whose amino-acid sequence MSKMASKLLLTITYLSFSILFCVSVSTTSHHSHPPTTTNYKPNLLVLPVHKDPATGLPWAYVHKRTPMTLVPLLLDLNGNHMWINCQTHYSSRTYQAPSCHSTQCSTATTTQTCHTCVGSSLPRPGCHNNTCALMSTNPITQQIAMSELAQDVLAINAAANNGPRLGPTVTDPQFLFSCAPSSLVQKGLPNKVEGVLGLGHGPISLPNQLASHFGLQRQFTLCLSRNPTSTGAVLFGNPQKLFGYTNNKFDLSRDLLYTPLTVSPQGEYYMEISSIRINGHSVFPVTPSSSSLLSSSLYSPSGMLGATLISTTAPYMVLHHTIFETFRHVFVKQFPMQGQVNAVAPFGLCYDSKRINNAKPPSVDMVVKVEKSRREVSWSISGDNLMVQARPGVTCLGVVNGGTSPRAAIAIGTRQLEEKVVVFDLVKSRVGLSSSLCSRGRSCSDLFGFSNKS is encoded by the exons ATGTCAAAAATGGCTTCCAAATTGCTACTCACCATCACCTATCTCTCTTTCTCTATTCTCTTCTGCGTATCTGTATCCACAACCTCCCATCATTCCCATCCACCCACCACAACCAATTACAAACCCAACCTGCTGGTTCTACCGGTTCACAAGGACCCAGCCACAGGGCTTCCATGGGCCTACGTTCACAAGAGAACCCCTATGACCCTGGTGCCACTCCTTCTGGATCTTAACGGCAATCACATGTGGATCAACTGCCAAACCCACTACTCCTCCAGAACCTACCAAGCACCCTCTTGCCACTCCACCCAATGCTCCACAGCCACCACCACC CAAACCTGCCACACCTGCGTCGGCTCCTCTCTCCCCAGGCCAGGCTGCCACAACAACACCTGCGCCCTCATGTCCACCAACCCCATCACCCAACAGATCGCCATGTCGGAGCTCGCCCAAGACGTCCTCGCCATCAACGCCGCCGCCAACAACGGCCCCAGACTGGGGCCCACGGTCACCGACCCTCAGTTCCTCTTCTCATGCGCGCCTTCCTCCTTGGTCCAGAAAGGTCTGCCCAACAAGGTTGAAGGCGTTCTTGGGCTGGGCCACGGGCCCATTTCCCTCCCTAACCAACTCGCATCACACTTTGGTTTGCAGCGCCAATTTACACTTTGCCTTTCTCGCAACCCAACCTCCACGGGGGCTGTACTATTTGGAAACCCACAAAAGCTTTTCGGTTACACTAACAACAAATTCGATCTTTCACGTGATCTTCTTTACACTCCACTAACCGTCAGTCCGCAAGGAGAGTACTACATGGAAATCAGCTCCATTAGAATCAACGGCCACTCCGTCTTCCCAGTGACTCCTTCGTCGTCTTCATTATTGTCATCGTCGTTGTATTCTCCGAGTGGTATGCTTGGGGCTACTCTGATTTCAACCACAGCACCTTACATGGTTCTGCACCACACCATATTCGAAACGTTCAGGCACGTTTTCGTGAAACAGTTTCCCATGCAGGGGCAGGTGAACGCGGTGGCGCCGTTCGGGTTGTGTTACGATTCAAAGAGGATAAACAACGCAAAACCTCCTAGCGTGGATATGGTGGTGAAGGTGGAGAAGAGCCGCCGTGAGGTTTCGTGGAGTATCTCCGGCGATAACTTAATGGTGCAGGCGCGGCCAGGGGTGACGTGTTTGGGGGTCGTGAATGGAGGGACGAGTCCTAGAGCAGCCATAGCCATAGGGACACGTCAGCTGGAGGAGAAGGTGGTGGTGTTCGACCTGGTGAAGTCGAGAGTGGGGTTGAGCTCTTCCCTATGCTCACGCGGGAGGAGCTGTTCTGACCTCTTCGGCTTCTCTAACAAATCATAG
- the LOC107648009 gene encoding probable serine/threonine-protein kinase PBL7 isoform X3, with translation MEVINSTTTAVPATNQTYKHSHSHSHSNNDFPSKTILISITLLTSLTLFFAIFLVAFMLRRLKSKHNDDISTTLPFASSSPEVKGGCVDHHHPTPTTPNKFRGVQVLTYREIEVATGGMSEGNVIGNGDSGLVYKGILSDGTLAAIKLMQREGKQEERAFRIEVDILSRLHCPYLVELLGYCADQHHRVLVFEYMPNGTLYHHLHSLNYNNQSQPLDWWTRMRIALDCAMALEFLHEHALSPVIHRDFKTANVLLDQNFRAKVSHFGLAKTGSDKINGQISTRVLGTTGYLAPEYASTGKLTTKSDVYSYGVVLLEVLTGRVPVDIERPPGEHALPRLTNREKVVEMVDPALRGQYSKKDLIQVAAIAAMCIQTEADYRPLMTDIVQSLIPLVRNPSSSSVTSSSSSLRFLKSPTY, from the exons ATGGAAGTAATTAACAGCACCACAACCGCTGTGCCTGCAACCAACCAAACTTACAAACACTCACATTCACATTCACATTCCAATAATGATTTCCCCTCCAAAACCATTCTCATTAGCATCACTCTCCTCACCTCTCTTACCCTATTCTTTGCCATTTTTCTTGTTGCATTCATGCTCCGTCGTCTCAAATCCAAACACAATGATGACATTTCAACGACACTGCCCTTCGCTTCAAGTAGTCCAG AAGTGAAGGGAGGATGTGTTGATCATCATCATCCAACACCAACAACACCAAATAAATTTCGAGGTGTTCAAGTGTTGACATACAGAGAGATAGAAGTGGCCACAGGTGGAATGAGTGAAGGAAATGTAATTGGCAATGGAGATTCTGGTTTGGTGTACAAAGGAATCCTAAGTGATGGAACTTTGGCAGCAATTAAACTCATGCAAAGGGAAGGGAAGCAAGAAGAGCGTGCCTTCAGAATTGAG GTGGATATCCTAAGCCGTTTGCACTGTCCTTATTTGGTGGAGTTGCTAGGCTATTGTGCGGACCAGCACCACAGGGTGTTGGTGTTTGAATACATGCCTAATGGAACACTCTATCACCATCTCCACTCTCTTAATTACAATAATCAATCTCAGCCGTTGGATTGGTGGACCAGGATGAGAATAGCCCTTGATTGTGCCATGGCTTTGGAGTTCTTGCATGAACATGCTCTCTCCCCTGTCATACACCGTGACTTCAAGACTGCTAATGTTCTCTTGGATCAAAATTTTCGTGCCAAGGTCTCGCATTTTGGATTGGCCAAGACTGGCTCTGACAAGATCAACGGTCAGATTTCCACCCGCGTGTTAGGGACCACCGGATATCTCGCACCCGA GTATGCATCAACGGGAAAGCTTACTACAAAATCTGATGTATATAGCTATGGTGTGGTTCTTCTGGAAGTGCTAACCGGGCGCGTACCGGTTGATATTGAGCGACCTCCGGGAGAACAT GCTCTTCCAAGGTTAACAAACAGAGAAAAGGTGGTGGAAATGGTTGACCCTGCTCTTCGAGGACAGTACTCAAAGAAGGATCTAATTCAGGTAG CAGCAATAGCAGCAATGTGCATACAAACAGAAGCAGATTACAGGCCACTAATGACGGATATTGTTCAATCACTGATACCACTTGTTAGGAATCCCTCCTCCTCTTCTGTTACTTCATCATCTAGTTCCCTAAGATTTCTTAAAAGTCCAACCTATTAA
- the LOC107648009 gene encoding probable serine/threonine-protein kinase PBL7 isoform X1 — MEVINSTTTAVPATNQTYKHSHSHSHSNNDFPSKTILISITLLTSLTLFFAIFLVAFMLRRLKSKHNDDISTTLPFASSSPEVKGGCVDHHHPTPTTPNKFRGVQVLTYREIEVATGGMSEGNVIGNGDSGLVYKGILSDGTLAAIKLMQREGKQEERAFRIEVDILSRLHCPYLVELLGYCADQHHRVLVFEYMPNGTLYHHLHSLNYNNQSQPLDWWTRMRIALDCAMALEFLHEHALSPVIHRDFKTANVLLDQNFRAKVSHFGLAKTGSDKINGQISTRVLGTTGYLAPEYASTGKLTTKSDVYSYGVVLLEVLTGRVPVDIERPPGEHVLVSWALPRLTNREKVVEMVDPALRGQYSKKDLIQVAAIAAMCIQTEADYRPLMTDIVQSLIPLVRNPSSSSVTSSSSSLRFLKSPTY; from the exons ATGGAAGTAATTAACAGCACCACAACCGCTGTGCCTGCAACCAACCAAACTTACAAACACTCACATTCACATTCACATTCCAATAATGATTTCCCCTCCAAAACCATTCTCATTAGCATCACTCTCCTCACCTCTCTTACCCTATTCTTTGCCATTTTTCTTGTTGCATTCATGCTCCGTCGTCTCAAATCCAAACACAATGATGACATTTCAACGACACTGCCCTTCGCTTCAAGTAGTCCAG AAGTGAAGGGAGGATGTGTTGATCATCATCATCCAACACCAACAACACCAAATAAATTTCGAGGTGTTCAAGTGTTGACATACAGAGAGATAGAAGTGGCCACAGGTGGAATGAGTGAAGGAAATGTAATTGGCAATGGAGATTCTGGTTTGGTGTACAAAGGAATCCTAAGTGATGGAACTTTGGCAGCAATTAAACTCATGCAAAGGGAAGGGAAGCAAGAAGAGCGTGCCTTCAGAATTGAG GTGGATATCCTAAGCCGTTTGCACTGTCCTTATTTGGTGGAGTTGCTAGGCTATTGTGCGGACCAGCACCACAGGGTGTTGGTGTTTGAATACATGCCTAATGGAACACTCTATCACCATCTCCACTCTCTTAATTACAATAATCAATCTCAGCCGTTGGATTGGTGGACCAGGATGAGAATAGCCCTTGATTGTGCCATGGCTTTGGAGTTCTTGCATGAACATGCTCTCTCCCCTGTCATACACCGTGACTTCAAGACTGCTAATGTTCTCTTGGATCAAAATTTTCGTGCCAAGGTCTCGCATTTTGGATTGGCCAAGACTGGCTCTGACAAGATCAACGGTCAGATTTCCACCCGCGTGTTAGGGACCACCGGATATCTCGCACCCGA GTATGCATCAACGGGAAAGCTTACTACAAAATCTGATGTATATAGCTATGGTGTGGTTCTTCTGGAAGTGCTAACCGGGCGCGTACCGGTTGATATTGAGCGACCTCCGGGAGAACATGTACTTGTCTCTTGG GCTCTTCCAAGGTTAACAAACAGAGAAAAGGTGGTGGAAATGGTTGACCCTGCTCTTCGAGGACAGTACTCAAAGAAGGATCTAATTCAGGTAG CAGCAATAGCAGCAATGTGCATACAAACAGAAGCAGATTACAGGCCACTAATGACGGATATTGTTCAATCACTGATACCACTTGTTAGGAATCCCTCCTCCTCTTCTGTTACTTCATCATCTAGTTCCCTAAGATTTCTTAAAAGTCCAACCTATTAA
- the LOC107648009 gene encoding probable serine/threonine-protein kinase PBL7 isoform X4: MEVINSTTTAVPATNQTYKHSHSHSHSNNDFPSKTILISITLLTSLTLFFAIFLVAFMLRRLKSKHNDDISTTLPFASSSPEVKGGCVDHHHPTPTTPNKFRGVQVLTYREIEVATGGMSEGNVIGNGDSGLVYKGILSDGTLAAIKLMQREGKQEERAFRIEVDILSRLHCPYLVELLGYCADQHHRVLVFEYMPNGTLYHHLHSLNYNNQSQPLDWWTRMRIALDCAMALEFLHEHALSPVIHRDFKTANVLLDQNFRAKVSHFGLAKTGSDKINGQISTRVLGTTGYLAPEYASTGKLTTKSDVYSYGVVLLEVLTGRVPVDIERPPGEHALPRLTNREKVVEMVDPALRGQYSKKDLIQIAAIAAMCIQTEADYRPLMTDIVQSLIPLVRNPSSSSVTSSSSSLRFLKSPTY, encoded by the exons ATGGAAGTAATTAACAGCACCACAACCGCTGTGCCTGCAACCAACCAAACTTACAAACACTCACATTCACATTCACATTCCAATAATGATTTCCCCTCCAAAACCATTCTCATTAGCATCACTCTCCTCACCTCTCTTACCCTATTCTTTGCCATTTTTCTTGTTGCATTCATGCTCCGTCGTCTCAAATCCAAACACAATGATGACATTTCAACGACACTGCCCTTCGCTTCAAGTAGTCCAG AAGTGAAGGGAGGATGTGTTGATCATCATCATCCAACACCAACAACACCAAATAAATTTCGAGGTGTTCAAGTGTTGACATACAGAGAGATAGAAGTGGCCACAGGTGGAATGAGTGAAGGAAATGTAATTGGCAATGGAGATTCTGGTTTGGTGTACAAAGGAATCCTAAGTGATGGAACTTTGGCAGCAATTAAACTCATGCAAAGGGAAGGGAAGCAAGAAGAGCGTGCCTTCAGAATTGAG GTGGATATCCTAAGCCGTTTGCACTGTCCTTATTTGGTGGAGTTGCTAGGCTATTGTGCGGACCAGCACCACAGGGTGTTGGTGTTTGAATACATGCCTAATGGAACACTCTATCACCATCTCCACTCTCTTAATTACAATAATCAATCTCAGCCGTTGGATTGGTGGACCAGGATGAGAATAGCCCTTGATTGTGCCATGGCTTTGGAGTTCTTGCATGAACATGCTCTCTCCCCTGTCATACACCGTGACTTCAAGACTGCTAATGTTCTCTTGGATCAAAATTTTCGTGCCAAGGTCTCGCATTTTGGATTGGCCAAGACTGGCTCTGACAAGATCAACGGTCAGATTTCCACCCGCGTGTTAGGGACCACCGGATATCTCGCACCCGA GTATGCATCAACGGGAAAGCTTACTACAAAATCTGATGTATATAGCTATGGTGTGGTTCTTCTGGAAGTGCTAACCGGGCGCGTACCGGTTGATATTGAGCGACCTCCGGGAGAACAT GCTCTTCCAAGGTTAACAAACAGAGAAAAGGTGGTGGAAATGGTTGACCCTGCTCTTCGAGGACAGTACTCAAAGAAGGATCTAATTCAG ATAGCAGCAATAGCAGCAATGTGCATACAAACAGAAGCAGATTACAGGCCACTAATGACGGATATTGTTCAATCACTGATACCACTTGTTAGGAATCCCTCCTCCTCTTCTGTTACTTCATCATCTAGTTCCCTAAGATTTCTTAAAAGTCCAACCTATTAA
- the LOC107648009 gene encoding probable serine/threonine-protein kinase PBL7 isoform X2, producing MEVINSTTTAVPATNQTYKHSHSHSHSNNDFPSKTILISITLLTSLTLFFAIFLVAFMLRRLKSKHNDDISTTLPFASSSPEVKGGCVDHHHPTPTTPNKFRGVQVLTYREIEVATGGMSEGNVIGNGDSGLVYKGILSDGTLAAIKLMQREGKQEERAFRIEVDILSRLHCPYLVELLGYCADQHHRVLVFEYMPNGTLYHHLHSLNYNNQSQPLDWWTRMRIALDCAMALEFLHEHALSPVIHRDFKTANVLLDQNFRAKVSHFGLAKTGSDKINGQISTRVLGTTGYLAPEYASTGKLTTKSDVYSYGVVLLEVLTGRVPVDIERPPGEHVLVSWALPRLTNREKVVEMVDPALRGQYSKKDLIQIAAIAAMCIQTEADYRPLMTDIVQSLIPLVRNPSSSSVTSSSSSLRFLKSPTY from the exons ATGGAAGTAATTAACAGCACCACAACCGCTGTGCCTGCAACCAACCAAACTTACAAACACTCACATTCACATTCACATTCCAATAATGATTTCCCCTCCAAAACCATTCTCATTAGCATCACTCTCCTCACCTCTCTTACCCTATTCTTTGCCATTTTTCTTGTTGCATTCATGCTCCGTCGTCTCAAATCCAAACACAATGATGACATTTCAACGACACTGCCCTTCGCTTCAAGTAGTCCAG AAGTGAAGGGAGGATGTGTTGATCATCATCATCCAACACCAACAACACCAAATAAATTTCGAGGTGTTCAAGTGTTGACATACAGAGAGATAGAAGTGGCCACAGGTGGAATGAGTGAAGGAAATGTAATTGGCAATGGAGATTCTGGTTTGGTGTACAAAGGAATCCTAAGTGATGGAACTTTGGCAGCAATTAAACTCATGCAAAGGGAAGGGAAGCAAGAAGAGCGTGCCTTCAGAATTGAG GTGGATATCCTAAGCCGTTTGCACTGTCCTTATTTGGTGGAGTTGCTAGGCTATTGTGCGGACCAGCACCACAGGGTGTTGGTGTTTGAATACATGCCTAATGGAACACTCTATCACCATCTCCACTCTCTTAATTACAATAATCAATCTCAGCCGTTGGATTGGTGGACCAGGATGAGAATAGCCCTTGATTGTGCCATGGCTTTGGAGTTCTTGCATGAACATGCTCTCTCCCCTGTCATACACCGTGACTTCAAGACTGCTAATGTTCTCTTGGATCAAAATTTTCGTGCCAAGGTCTCGCATTTTGGATTGGCCAAGACTGGCTCTGACAAGATCAACGGTCAGATTTCCACCCGCGTGTTAGGGACCACCGGATATCTCGCACCCGA GTATGCATCAACGGGAAAGCTTACTACAAAATCTGATGTATATAGCTATGGTGTGGTTCTTCTGGAAGTGCTAACCGGGCGCGTACCGGTTGATATTGAGCGACCTCCGGGAGAACATGTACTTGTCTCTTGG GCTCTTCCAAGGTTAACAAACAGAGAAAAGGTGGTGGAAATGGTTGACCCTGCTCTTCGAGGACAGTACTCAAAGAAGGATCTAATTCAG ATAGCAGCAATAGCAGCAATGTGCATACAAACAGAAGCAGATTACAGGCCACTAATGACGGATATTGTTCAATCACTGATACCACTTGTTAGGAATCCCTCCTCCTCTTCTGTTACTTCATCATCTAGTTCCCTAAGATTTCTTAAAAGTCCAACCTATTAA